A DNA window from Oreochromis niloticus isolate F11D_XX unplaced genomic scaffold, O_niloticus_UMD_NMBU tig00002599_pilon, whole genome shotgun sequence contains the following coding sequences:
- the LOC109200770 gene encoding leucine-rich repeat-containing protein 31 isoform X1, whose product MKTTMTSLLIWSAGAGRQWQQVERFPLAVIMSQICRKRTASDRKPLGRFLSWTSDRPGIPEDGESEMKEDRGPSSGFATSAESKRDVGWGRVCVFLKRLGKKGDSRSLSLAHCDLTATDLLELATLLQFLPQVEEMDISWNELIGGSLTALTSHLQHVGEVRTLRLCSCRLNSEDVVALGEALSHIPALEVLDLSWNSGVGGGGLQGLLGNLHPSLRELHLVACRLTAADATVLGSNFKSMEHISSSIVLFLK is encoded by the exons ATGAAGACTACGATGACATCACTGCTGAT ATGGTCAGCGGGGGCGGGACGGCAGTGGCAGCAGGTGGAAAGGTTCCCTCTCGCTGTTATCATGAGTCAGATCTGCAGGAAGCGCACGGCCTCAGACAGGAAGCCCTTAGGACGCTTCCTGTCGTGGACCTCGGACCGGCCTGGGATCCCCGAGGACGGAGAGTCggagatgaaagaggacagaggaccgaGCTCAG GCTTTGCAACGTCAGCAGAGAGCAAGCGGGACGTCGGCTGGGGTCGAGTGTGTGTTTTCCTGAAGAGACTCGGGAAGAAAGGCGACAGCAGGAGCCTCAGTTTGGCTCACTGTGATCTGACGGCTACAGACCTGCTGGAGCTTG CAACGTTGCTGCAGTTCCTCCCCCAGGTGGAAGAGATGGACATCTCCTGGAACGAGTTGATCGGTGGATCCCTGACGGCTCTGACGTCTCATCTGCAACACGTGGGCGAGGTCAGGACGCTGAGGCTCTGCAGCTGCAGGCTAAATAGCGAAGACGTTGTTGCTCTTG gtgaagctcTCAGCCACATCCCTGCTCTGGAAGTTCTTGATTTGTCCTGGAACAGCGGCGTTGGGGGCGGTGGTCTACAAGGCCTGCTGGGGAACCTTCACCCATCACTGAGGGAGCTCCACCTGGTGGCCTGTCGGCTCACTGCGGCCGATGCTACAGTGCTGGGTAGTAACTTTAAATCTATGGAGCACATTTCGAGCTCCATAGTTTTATTCCTCAAGTAG
- the LOC109200770 gene encoding leucine-rich repeat-containing protein 31 isoform X3, translated as MKTTMTSLLIWSAGAGRQWQQVERFPLAVIMSQICRKRTASDRKPLGRFLSWTSDRPGIPEDGESEMKEDRGPSSGFATSAESKRDVGWGRVCVFLKRLGKKGDSRSLSLAHCDLTATDLLELATLLQFLPQVEEMDISWNELIGGSLTALTSHLQHVGEVRTLRLCSCRLNSEDVVALGEALSHIPALEVLDLSWNSGVGGGGLQGLLGNLHPSLRELHLVACRLTAADATVLGNDDHIRNIPSL; from the exons ATGAAGACTACGATGACATCACTGCTGAT ATGGTCAGCGGGGGCGGGACGGCAGTGGCAGCAGGTGGAAAGGTTCCCTCTCGCTGTTATCATGAGTCAGATCTGCAGGAAGCGCACGGCCTCAGACAGGAAGCCCTTAGGACGCTTCCTGTCGTGGACCTCGGACCGGCCTGGGATCCCCGAGGACGGAGAGTCggagatgaaagaggacagaggaccgaGCTCAG GCTTTGCAACGTCAGCAGAGAGCAAGCGGGACGTCGGCTGGGGTCGAGTGTGTGTTTTCCTGAAGAGACTCGGGAAGAAAGGCGACAGCAGGAGCCTCAGTTTGGCTCACTGTGATCTGACGGCTACAGACCTGCTGGAGCTTG CAACGTTGCTGCAGTTCCTCCCCCAGGTGGAAGAGATGGACATCTCCTGGAACGAGTTGATCGGTGGATCCCTGACGGCTCTGACGTCTCATCTGCAACACGTGGGCGAGGTCAGGACGCTGAGGCTCTGCAGCTGCAGGCTAAATAGCGAAGACGTTGTTGCTCTTG gtgaagctcTCAGCCACATCCCTGCTCTGGAAGTTCTTGATTTGTCCTGGAACAGCGGCGTTGGGGGCGGTGGTCTACAAGGCCTGCTGGGGAACCTTCACCCATCACTGAGGGAGCTCCACCTGGTGGCCTGTCGGCTCACTGCGGCCGATGCTACAGTGCTGG GTAACGATGACCATATAAGGAATATCCCCTCTCTGTGA
- the LOC109200770 gene encoding uncharacterized protein LOC109200770 isoform X4, which yields MKTTMTSLLIWSAGAGRQWQQVERFPLAVIMSQICRKRTASDRKPLGRFLSWTSDRPGIPEDGESEMKEDRGPSSGFATSAESKRDVGWGRVCVFLKRLGKKGDSRSLSLAHCDLTATDLLELATLLQFLPQVEEMDISWNELIGGSLTALTSHLQHVGEVKLSATSLLWKFLICPGTAALGAVVYKACWGTFTHH from the exons ATGAAGACTACGATGACATCACTGCTGAT ATGGTCAGCGGGGGCGGGACGGCAGTGGCAGCAGGTGGAAAGGTTCCCTCTCGCTGTTATCATGAGTCAGATCTGCAGGAAGCGCACGGCCTCAGACAGGAAGCCCTTAGGACGCTTCCTGTCGTGGACCTCGGACCGGCCTGGGATCCCCGAGGACGGAGAGTCggagatgaaagaggacagaggaccgaGCTCAG GCTTTGCAACGTCAGCAGAGAGCAAGCGGGACGTCGGCTGGGGTCGAGTGTGTGTTTTCCTGAAGAGACTCGGGAAGAAAGGCGACAGCAGGAGCCTCAGTTTGGCTCACTGTGATCTGACGGCTACAGACCTGCTGGAGCTTG CAACGTTGCTGCAGTTCCTCCCCCAGGTGGAAGAGATGGACATCTCCTGGAACGAGTTGATCGGTGGATCCCTGACGGCTCTGACGTCTCATCTGCAACACGTGGGCGAG gtgaagctcTCAGCCACATCCCTGCTCTGGAAGTTCTTGATTTGTCCTGGAACAGCGGCGTTGGGGGCGGTGGTCTACAAGGCCTGCTGGGGAACCTTCACCCATCACTGA
- the LOC109200770 gene encoding leucine-rich repeat-containing protein 31 isoform X2 translates to MKTTMTSLLIWSAGAGRQWQQVERFPLAVIMSQICRKRTASDRKPLGRFLSWTSDRPGIPEDGESEMKEDRGPSSGFATSAESKRDVGWGRVCVFLKRLGKKGDSRSLSLAHCDLTATDLLELATLLQFLPQVEEMDISWNELIGGSLTALTSHLQHVGEVRTLRLCSCRLNSEDVVALGEALSHIPALEVLDLSWNSGVGGGGLQGLLGNLHPSLRELHLVACRLTAADATVLGGMVAALPRLSAGRLL, encoded by the exons ATGAAGACTACGATGACATCACTGCTGAT ATGGTCAGCGGGGGCGGGACGGCAGTGGCAGCAGGTGGAAAGGTTCCCTCTCGCTGTTATCATGAGTCAGATCTGCAGGAAGCGCACGGCCTCAGACAGGAAGCCCTTAGGACGCTTCCTGTCGTGGACCTCGGACCGGCCTGGGATCCCCGAGGACGGAGAGTCggagatgaaagaggacagaggaccgaGCTCAG GCTTTGCAACGTCAGCAGAGAGCAAGCGGGACGTCGGCTGGGGTCGAGTGTGTGTTTTCCTGAAGAGACTCGGGAAGAAAGGCGACAGCAGGAGCCTCAGTTTGGCTCACTGTGATCTGACGGCTACAGACCTGCTGGAGCTTG CAACGTTGCTGCAGTTCCTCCCCCAGGTGGAAGAGATGGACATCTCCTGGAACGAGTTGATCGGTGGATCCCTGACGGCTCTGACGTCTCATCTGCAACACGTGGGCGAGGTCAGGACGCTGAGGCTCTGCAGCTGCAGGCTAAATAGCGAAGACGTTGTTGCTCTTG gtgaagctcTCAGCCACATCCCTGCTCTGGAAGTTCTTGATTTGTCCTGGAACAGCGGCGTTGGGGGCGGTGGTCTACAAGGCCTGCTGGGGAACCTTCACCCATCACTGAGGGAGCTCCACCTGGTGGCCTGTCGGCTCACTGCGGCCGATGCTACAGTGCTGG GAGGAATGGTGGCTGCTCTGCCCAGACTGAGTGCTGGACGTCTCTTGTAA